One window of the Saccopteryx bilineata isolate mSacBil1 chromosome 2, mSacBil1_pri_phased_curated, whole genome shotgun sequence genome contains the following:
- the CRYAA gene encoding alpha-crystallin A chain isoform X1, with product MDITIQHPWFKRALGPFYPSRLFDQFFGEGLFEYDLLPFLSSTISPYYRQSLFRTVLDSGISELMTHMWFVMHQPHAGSPKNNPTKVRSDRDKFVIFLDVKHFSPEDLTVKVQEDFVEIHGKHNERQDDHGYISREFHRRYRLPSNVDQSALSCSLSADGMLTFSGPKVPSGMDAGHSERAIPVSREEKPSSAPSS from the exons ATGGACATCACCATCCAGCACCCCTGGTTCAAACGCGCGCTGGGCCCCTTCTACCCCAGCCGGCTATTTGACCAGTTTTTTGGCGAGGGCCTCTTTGAGTACGACCTGCTGCCTTTCCTGTCCTCCACCATCAGCCCTTACTACCGTCAGTCTCTCTTCCGCACCGTGCTGGACTCCGGCATCTCCGAG CTCATGACCCATATGTGGTTTGTAATGCACCAACCACATGCTGGAAGCCCCAAGAACAACCCCACCAAG GTCCGCTCTGATCGGGACAAGTTTGTCATCTTCCTGGACGTGAAGCACTTCTCCCCGGAAGACCTCACTGTGAAGGTGCAGGAGGACTTTGTGGAGATCCACGGCAAGCACAACGAGAGGCAG GACGACCACGGCTACATCTCCCGCGAGTTCCACCGCCGCTACCGCCTGCCTTCCAACGTGGACCAGTCGGCTCTCTCCTGCTCCCTGTCCGCTGACGGCATGCTGACATTCTCTGGCCCCAAGGTCCCATCTGGCATGGATGCCGGCCATAGCGAGCGGGCCATCCCTGTGTCACGGGAGGAGAAGCCCAGCTCTGCACCCTCGTCCTAA
- the CRYAA gene encoding alpha-crystallin A chain isoform X2, with protein sequence MDITIQHPWFKRALGPFYPSRLFDQFFGEGLFEYDLLPFLSSTISPYYRQSLFRTVLDSGISEVRSDRDKFVIFLDVKHFSPEDLTVKVQEDFVEIHGKHNERQDDHGYISREFHRRYRLPSNVDQSALSCSLSADGMLTFSGPKVPSGMDAGHSERAIPVSREEKPSSAPSS encoded by the exons ATGGACATCACCATCCAGCACCCCTGGTTCAAACGCGCGCTGGGCCCCTTCTACCCCAGCCGGCTATTTGACCAGTTTTTTGGCGAGGGCCTCTTTGAGTACGACCTGCTGCCTTTCCTGTCCTCCACCATCAGCCCTTACTACCGTCAGTCTCTCTTCCGCACCGTGCTGGACTCCGGCATCTCCGAG GTCCGCTCTGATCGGGACAAGTTTGTCATCTTCCTGGACGTGAAGCACTTCTCCCCGGAAGACCTCACTGTGAAGGTGCAGGAGGACTTTGTGGAGATCCACGGCAAGCACAACGAGAGGCAG GACGACCACGGCTACATCTCCCGCGAGTTCCACCGCCGCTACCGCCTGCCTTCCAACGTGGACCAGTCGGCTCTCTCCTGCTCCCTGTCCGCTGACGGCATGCTGACATTCTCTGGCCCCAAGGTCCCATCTGGCATGGATGCCGGCCATAGCGAGCGGGCCATCCCTGTGTCACGGGAGGAGAAGCCCAGCTCTGCACCCTCGTCCTAA